From Glycine soja cultivar W05 chromosome 4, ASM419377v2, whole genome shotgun sequence, the proteins below share one genomic window:
- the LOC114409176 gene encoding uncharacterized protein At5g65660-like: MEIEDTSNGVSISFPLGLALLVALLLFLCCFFCCCLHWEKLQPLFPFCMVIDTRPQTQADLTPPLHKPGFPVLMMRHNRCESLPVLMPGDEVPKFIALACPCQPPTNEMITIHVQKAAPNDFCSGA, from the exons ATGGAGATTGAGGACACATCGAATGGAGTATCTATTTCATTTCCTCTTGGTTTAGCTCTTCTCGTTGCCTTGTTATTGTTCCTTTGTTGCTTCTTTTGCTGCTGCTTGCACTGGgaaaagctccaacctttgttTCCATTTTGTATGGTTATCGACACTCGGCCTCAGACACAAGCAGACTTAACTCCCCCTCTTCACAAACCTGGCTTTCCTGTCTTG ATGATGAGGCATAACCGATGTGAGAGCTTGCCGGTGCTGATGCCAGGAGATGAGGTTCCAAAATTCATAGCACTAGCATGCCCATGTCAGCCTCCAACAAATGAAATGATCACAATCCATGTGCAGAAGGCAGCACCAAATGATTTTTGCAGCGGTGCTTAA